In the Silene latifolia isolate original U9 population chromosome 1, ASM4854445v1, whole genome shotgun sequence genome, TTATGACCGGCTTCCCAAATGCATCAAACCGACCAACCCGTGGACCCTCGATAATTGCCCCCCAAAGACCAGCAATCCCACCCACAAGGTGAACCACACCACTTCCGGCAAAATCAATGGCTCCTGAACCCAAGAACAGATTATTGCCACTTGGGCTTAGCCACCCAGGCGATGACCACACCCAGTGGGCCGCAATGGGGTAAACGAACCCAGATAAGAAAAACGAAAAAATCAGGTAAGCACTGAACTGGGTTCTCTCGGCTATGGAGCCGCTGGTAATTCCAGCAACTGCAATGGCAAAGGCCCATTGGTAGAGGAAGAAACTATAGTCATACTTACCGTCAGGCACATCATGGAGCGCAAAGAAATGGGTCCCTATGAAAGAGTTGGAACCCGAACCTGTTCCAAAGGCAAAAGCAAAACCAAAGACATAGTACGAGATGCTTCCTACAACAGCATCAACAACATTAGTAAGTAATATGTTCATTGCATTTTTGGCACGCACAGAGCCGGCACATAGCATAGCAAAACCAAGTTGCATAACAAAAACAAGATAAGCtgagaaaaggagataaatggtGTTTATTGAGCTTTCCACGCTCTCTTCCCATGAAACCGCCATGGAGTTTGAACAAGGAGTGAAATCGGGAGAAAAAAGGTGGTAGGAGGAATTATACTGTATGGTTTTCTGAGAAAGAAAGGGGATAAGTTTAATAAAAGGCGATGGGAACTAGAGTCGTCATTGTAGCGTTAGGTAACAAGTTGAATGGCAGCTGGATGAGGTACATATATGACAGTAGGACTGATTGTTGAATCTAATCAACTTGCTCAACAGGTACTAGGTACATGACACAATAAATTCACATCAAATAAATACTAAGGACCACTTCCAAAATCATTGGAGCGTCGAATGGGGCTTCTATAACCACTTATATGCATTTTTCTCCACAAAAATAGACATGTTTTTTTAGGATAACTCTCCTATCAGTCCAAGCTCTATCACTCAAATTATATCCTGTATATCTGTAAGATGTTCTTTTTGTGACTTGTGAAACCAACCGAAATAACAACATTGCACCGCTACCTCAAGGACTCCCGTAAATTGCAGGGTAAGGGGGGAGGGGTCAGATGTACACATCCTTACCCTTGTGTTGGCAACACAGAGAGGCtattccgaatgacccaagatggtATGCATCCAGAAGACCAGAACTATATCTACttcacaataaaaaataaaaaataaaataatacaatAAAAAGAGCGACCAGTTTAGTGAGCCATTTAATTATCTGGCTGATTGAATTGGTCTCACCATAGACCATTTCATACGAGATTTGTAAAATATATCCTATGGTATGTTTTTTCATTAAAACTACTGATTTGGAAATTGGAACAATCAATAGCCAATGGTTCTAATAGAATTTCACAAAAATATGCTAAAACACATATTTACCGGAAAGGTATCGGAATTCCTAAGGATCACCGAAAAATTGTAAACATATGCACCAGAAAAGCATTAACATATCTCCCGGAAAAGTAAGAACAGACTCAAGGAATACAGAAATTACTGACAGATATTGAAATGTGTACCTTCTTAATCCAACGGCAGCTACATGCAAGCTTGGCTTGACGTCTCATCTAATTGGCAAAGACGGATCAAACGTTAACACAACAACAATGGAACAAACATTTATTCAACCACTGCCAAAGTGCCAGTACAAGATAACTTCAATAAAGGTAACACAATCAATACAGTTACAAACAATCGGCGCAGACACAAACGTTTGCTGTGGCCGGCTACACAATACTGTCTAGTACATATATATTTACAGAGTAATAGTTTTCAAGGGCAATGCCGAACCGGTATAGGCTCACTTTGAAGTGTGAGAAGGCTGCATAATAAATTAATAAGCACATACAATAGACATATATTTACAGCATGCTAGAAAACATATTGGATTCACAGATAGCTGTTGTGGGTACCACCAGAAGTCCGACTGGTAAGAGATGGCCTCATCGTTACAATAGCTGATTCATCAGCGCCCGCCCTGAGAGCTGCTTTCCCGGCTTCTAGAAATCGTCTAACTGCATTCTCGGCATACTTGTTTGCTTCACTTACAGTCATGTTTTTGCCAATATCCGGGTAAGTATTGAGGACATGGTCGCCATTGAGCTGAGATGCAAGTTGTATCAACTCTACTTGAAATTCCGAAAGTTTGGCATCTTCTCTGGCTCCAAATGGTCTTAGTGCTCTCTTAACCTCCGGGAGTTTTTCTGAAATGACACACAAATTAGCAGCCAGTTAAGATCTATATCGAAGTCCCGCACTTTAAAAGTTTAAAGCAATCACATGCTAAGTCATCTTTCACGTTTGTGGTTCCAAAAAGTAGTCCTTTGCCAAATGAAGGCCACATGCAGTACCCTACAGCCACTCAAATTAACATGCAAATGTGTGATATGCTTCACTTCCGGCTTTGTTACTACTAACAAAGACAGTGCCACTGGTAATATATTTAAAACTTTCAGCAAACTATAGTGATGGGAAATTAATGCTTTCAACACAAGGGAAGAGAAAAGATGCTTCTGCACCAACCTGGACAGTCTTCACGAGGGGTGTCACGCAAGGAGAAGTACTTCTCAAAACTTCCAGCCCAGGCATCTCGTTTTGTAAGAAAGTTAGATTTCAATTTGAAAAGTCTCTTTACAGTTGCAGGAATTGACGAATGTTCAAATTCTGAGGTTGGAGTCGGCCCATCTGGCTTCCGAATCACTGCATCAAGACAACAAATAAACAAATAATTCCAGAATCTAAATGAATAAGTTGCATTTGAACTAGCTTTGGAACTGAGCTGCATTTCTCAACAAGTCCCAATGTTCTACTGCCAGTTTCACACAATTATAAGCATCTCAATCTTCCCAAGCCTTGCATCAGGAAATTGACGATCTTGGTAACAAAGCAATCAAAGTCCAACATCACGTCAAGTTAAAGAAAGGCACTAGAGCAAATAGGCGTACAATAAAACTAATGGCGTCATCAGAATCTATTCAAACATGACCCAGTACTGAAGCTGCAAATAAGACTCATCTCCAAAATATCCAATGAGACAACAGGCAGTAACCACTGAAACCAAATAGTCTGAATGAGACAGTTCATCATTTCTGGATCGAATGAATCGAAAAAACTATACACTGCAATCAACGAGCTCTATTCACCTTATTTGGGTAAAAATCCATAGAATTAATACTTAATAGGATATCTGACATTCGTTCAACCAAAACACTCAGAACTATTTTATGAATGCATCTCAGGATTTTATCTTAACTATCCTGAGTTCCTGACAATGCTAATATTCTGTAGACTATTGTGCTATTGGCCACTTCTGAACATACATGGCCTGTCAAGTTATCAACAATTACATACCATATTAATCTTAATTATGCCCTCTAAAAGAATCTTAACTCCTACGCACCAGTATATACTACTCCATATTTAACTACGACTCACTTGTGACGACATTGAGAGGCGCACTAAGGCTCCAGCCAAATTGCCTCATGGTGTCTGAGGTGCATGGGATCCAAAAGGCGCACCAAGGCAACCTCAATGCACATTCCTATTAAATCTtgttttttttcaaactttttaTTTTACTAATGCTGAACTTTCACTTATAAGTCATGTAGCCCTCTTTTAAAACAAAGGACCGTTGTTGCACAAAAAATTATTCTTTAATATAAATGTTCATTTAATATCAATGCGTGTCGCGTCTATACGGCGCATGCTTTCGCCTCGCGGCTCATCGTCTCAGTGCGCCTTGCGCCTTCACATACTAAGACAGAGGCACTTAATATTAAGGTACTGGCTACATTATTCCTCAATATTCAATTTATCCCACTAAAATCCCAAATATTGGTAAATTTGGTACCCGTCTTTTATTCTCTTTCAAAATAAGTGGTCCTAAAATCCGAGCATtcataaaacaacaaaaaccaGCAAGTCAACATATCACTAGTCCACTACTAAACCATCACAAAACCAACAGAAATGCAAAGATACTCATTAACTCACCAGTGCCCTTATCAATCCAAGGCGAAATGAGTAGAGTGGGGACTCGAACACCCAACCGGTCGAACGGAAAATACCATGGGTCCGGACCAATAATACCATCAGGGTTAGGAACCCCAGAAACAGGGGTAGGAACATGGTCATAAAAACCACCATGTTCATCGTAAGTTATCAACAATGCCATCTCTTTCCACTGTGGACTACTCCGCAATGTCTCATAAACCTCCTTCACAAATTTTTGTCCTTCTGCCACATCATGCGAGGGGTGATCATCGTTCCCCGGAAGCAAATCCGTGTCAAAATACCTGATAGATCATATATATCACGTTGGTATAAACATCTTATTTAAGCAAGGAAAATGTTTTTCGTCACTTATGTTGTGCATTTATAGGTGAGCATTCGGTGATCATAACAAACGTAGGACTTCAGAAAATTCGATAAGTTGGAAATTTGAGGCTTCTGGGAAAACCTATCTTTACAAAATAGAAGAATGCCCCTGTTCTTTTGAACAAGTTTTTTTAACCGAGTTGAACTTAATGGACATGAGTACGTGACATGACATGAACTGAACGTGCTGAAATAAGTCCAAAATTACAAGGCCTAACTCCATATTTGCATAATAAATCCTCAATGCTTACATCATGAAACACCAAACTATGAAGCTAAAGGGTAAGACCTATTACACCCAGAATTATTACTAATCCACATAAGTTATAGCTATAAAGGGATTATTGCTTATGTTCCTGTAATCAATTATCGATGCACTTCCCATGGAAATAGTCACCCAATTAGAAATGAGCTTCCACAATACTCCCGCATATATTACTCTCTATTTGCATAAAACATTCAAAATCTTTTCAATATCACAACATAAACACAGACCAACAAACTAAGTTTTACGTCTAACATGTAAGCTGAGTCCCTGTGGAATTAAATTCCTACAGTGACAACCCCACATTTTTACCAAATCCTCATAAATAGGTTTAAATTGCTTAATCAACCAAACGACACTACCATAGATACGACTAACAAGTAACAACCTGACACTTTTTACCAAATTCACCTAAATACGATCCAAGTCCATAATCAACCAAACGAAAATATCATAAACACGAACTAAACATTACCTCTGTTCAATAACCGCGTAATTAGGCAACTTCCCAAGCCGCGCATGGAGCTTAAACTTAAGcgcaaaattatgaaactttgTAATATGCTTAATCTTCCTTAAACTCTTATAAAACAAAGTAGCAGGAATATTCTGGTAGTAAACTCCGAAACTAAGGTCATTTTCGTCAAGTGAATCAAATATTGTTTTCTGCGGAAACCCATTAATAAGATCTTTCCTCACATTACTTTGTGCCCCATGTGAAGTGGCAGAGTGAACATAAAACCGGTTCGGTTGAGTCGAAGCTGGAACCGAAGCAAACCACCTGTCCATCACCGCAAACTGGTTTGCTAACTCGGTGTAGACCGGTAATAAATCCGGTTTGAAACCGGACATGACGACTTCAGGCATGTGCGGCGACATGGACTGGGCTTGTTGGGCGAACCTGTAAGTAGAACATTAGAAAGATTAGGAAACACAATACAATAAatgcaaattctcatttgtgacggacccAAATGCGACCATTTTAATGAGAAAATGTGACTATTATTTGATACTTATAGGTAACATTTTTTGAGTGGTTACTTTGTATTTAAAGTGGTCACATTTGTGGCCATCACACACTGTGACCATTACAAGAAAGACCAACTGTACGCTAAATATCACTCATACTTACGACAATATTAACGTCAaatcaattcaattcaatacatTACAATACAATTCAATACTCCCTCTTCACTTTAGAGTCAAAGTTTGACCAtaaattagtaaaaaaaaatGCCAAATCATTCTGATTTAATACTAAGATATTTACCTTAGTTTCAAAAATAATCTTCCactaaaataaattttcaaaaaaaaacatGTGGTATATATTTGTCGAAAATAACAATCAAACCACCGCATTGAAGACTGCGTAAAATAGATGAGGAAGATCATTTCATTATGTAGAGGAGGGGAGTACAGTACGATACAATGCATTACAATACCCAAGTTTTAGCACAAAtctatcacaaaatctcattgaagacggcgatatccgtcacaaaatacccatgagaggtgagtggggaagcacatggggtgccccgCCTTGTCCCTTCTCAcaccccaccttgtcccctctcccttgtTGTGAGAGGCCGCTTTGCAAATCTATTAACACCGTCCTAGTTAAAACGACACTCACAACCGATTTAAATAAGGTGCAAATAAAACCCGAGTCAGGAGAGTTCTTAACTAAGACCTACACTAATTAATCTACCAGTTGGTCTCTCTCTTGTGACGACGGTCCCAAATAGTGACTTAACCCCTCATAAAATGTTAACtatcaaataatggtcacattttcTCATTAAAATGATCACATAGAGTCCGTCACAAATGTGAACTTGCATTAATCTACACTCATTAATGTACAGTAATTCcatattttacgttatagtctTTACTTAATCTATACTTCaaacaaacttgaaaagaaaggcGATATTGGTAAAACTCAGGGAGATATTTACAAAACATGGtaataaaaggtaaataaatgactgaGACAGAGAGAACTATACCCGTTCATTGGGGCCGGGTCAGCGGTAGTAGTATCCGACCCAAATATCTGCTCCCTAATAGCTTGAATCGAATGACCCGGGTCAGAATCAATAAAAACGGCGTCGTTTCTGACATAAACTTTCGGAGAATTCGGGTCAGAGGCGTTCAAGTAATTAAACTCGGATCCGGTTAACCcatcaatatcgggtcgggtcgaCTTGAGCCATCCGAGCACGTGATCAAAAGACCGGTTCTCCATGACTAGAACCACTAAGGTTTTTATCGGACCGGGGATTTTACCATGGTGTTTAGGGAAAGGGAAGGACTGTAAATGTTGGGGTAAAATCAGGAGAGTTAATATTAACAGTGGTAATATGTTGCCGGTGTTGATTAAGGCCATTTTTTCCGGTTACCGGAAATGTAGTTTCCGGTAATTCGGTAAATAAATATTATGGGGAATTGTGATTGGAAAAAAAAGGGAGTGAAGTTGGTCGTTTTATGTTGAGGGGGTGGAATATGCTTTTATTGTATGCTTTGTAAGAAAGTGATATTGGAGCATGGAAAAGTTGAATTGTTTGGGGTGTTGAATTTTGAATAGTAGtttatatttaattgatttgaTGTTTTGATGAAAGTGAACGGTGAGACGATATAAATTTAAGACATGTCAAATATATACATTACCGATGTATATAAAATTGCATAGGAAAAATTaatatatttgtcttatataGTATGACATATGAGTATTATGATATTTGACTCGTCTTTCAGGTTAAGATGATTAGTGTCGTGTTAAATGGGAATTTATGTAAAGGGAATTGGTGTTTGTGTTGTATTGTTTGTTAGGTTTTGAGTTTTGACTGGAACTTGTTTTAGTGAAACAAGCAAGGTGTAGTTTTCATGGAGGTTGAGGTCATTAATTGATTGATGCCCACCCAAAAGGGTAAGTTGATTTGGAAGATGGTTACTTTATCATTAATTTGACTTTACCATTAATTGAGGTTATTAATCATAGAAAAAATTTTGTGTTCTTCGGGAGGACCATATTCCTTATACCTAACcttttataatattttatttagtgGATTAGTTTTAGGTGTAAGAAGGACGGTATTTCCGTGAGACACAAGAATTTTTCTTAATCATACCTTGAGTTTTTAGTTGAGATTGTTTTTTACATGATATCAGAACCTATCACGTACTAGATTTACCATTATAAAATTAATAACACTTTTCCTCACATTACTTGACTAAATGTATCTGTTTTTTTTCCGTTGCTTATTAATAATCTTGTGTTAGATAAATATTTTGTTTGAATGGTTTTGGTTTGTAGATACATAATAAGATAAAGTTAGCAaaacgtcttgcttgtgacgggctaattccgtcacaagctaaagacctctcacaaaaagggagaggggacaaggtggggcacacCTCATATGTTTCCGCACTCAcatctcatgggtattttgtgagatgaAACGGTATCcattacaagcttgtgacggaaatCGCCGTCTTTAATGAGATTTTGGGTAAAGTTAGTGGTGTAGAGATGGTGACGTAGTAGTAAATGAGGAGATTGCACTGACGGCAAGCTTAAGCAATGTTTACTGAAAATAATATGGTTTAATAGTCAGAGCCACAGTGATAAGATTTAAAAGTCATGGAGCCACGCACAAACAATAATAACTTAATGCCGAATGACGTATTTAAACATTCCACGTTTGAAAAGGTATGTCCACAAGTTTTATTAACTACCTTTAGTATTGCTTACGTTTAAAAATGTACGTATTCTTAATTATAATAAGACTAGAGGTTCGATGTTAACCCATGGAAATTGATTATATAAGGAGCATATTCTTGATCAGTTAAATATCTCTTAGTGAGAACACACGCAATAATGAGTTTAAGAAATATGTATGTAGTATAACTCATTTTAAACATAGAACATGGCTTTAGAACAAATTTGCTATAAGAATTATGGAGTACTATTCAGTATATTATTTGTGATAACAAAATTTAAACAGACTAATGAAAATCAAGCTCTTAACTTATTGTATATAAATAAAAGTTTTAATAGAATACTGGATTAACGAAATACTTTTTTAGGTGAATAATTGGATAAAAAGTTTGATAGGTGTTTGTGATTATAGGATAAACAATGATTGTCAAACTTTTCGCTTCTTAGTAGAACTTAATAACGATTTAAGGGGAGTTTGGTTAACACTTGGAAGAGGGAGTGAAAATCAGAAAGGGAATAAAGTGAAAGGAAAGGGTTTCCCGGCCCTTCAATGTACTTACTTGTTTGATATGaaatgaataaaggaaattaaaaaaaCACAAGAGTTAAAATTAACAACTAACCAAAACCTATCACCACCATCCTCAACCACCTACACTAGTGTTGCCCCCCCTCTTTGAAACCCACCTTCCCCAACTCCTagacaccacaccaacaccaacaaacaccaccaaatTTTTTACCACTCCTAATTGTATTAGTGCGAGTCCAGACTTACATAGTCAAATTGGATCAATCTCGAATTCTCAAGTCCCTTGCTCGTTTACATGCACCC is a window encoding:
- the LOC141615663 gene encoding non-specific phospholipase C1, whose protein sequence is MALINTGNILPLLILTLLILPQHLQSFPFPKHHGKIPGPIKTLVVLVMENRSFDHVLGWLKSTRPDIDGLTGSEFNYLNASDPNSPKVYVRNDAVFIDSDPGHSIQAIREQIFGSDTTTADPAPMNGFAQQAQSMSPHMPEVVMSGFKPDLLPVYTELANQFAVMDRWFASVPASTQPNRFYVHSATSHGAQSNVRKDLINGFPQKTIFDSLDENDLSFGVYYQNIPATLFYKSLRKIKHITKFHNFALKFKLHARLGKLPNYAVIEQRYFDTDLLPGNDDHPSHDVAEGQKFVKEVYETLRSSPQWKEMALLITYDEHGGFYDHVPTPVSGVPNPDGIIGPDPWYFPFDRLGVRVPTLLISPWIDKGTVIRKPDGPTPTSEFEHSSIPATVKRLFKLKSNFLTKRDAWAGSFEKYFSLRDTPREDCPEKLPEVKRALRPFGAREDAKLSEFQVELIQLASQLNGDHVLNTYPDIGKNMTVSEANKYAENAVRRFLEAGKAALRAGADESAIVTMRPSLTSRTSGGTHNSYL